The Thermoanaerobaculia bacterium genome contains a region encoding:
- a CDS encoding phosphate ABC transporter substrate-binding protein codes for MGIALVLGTALLGAEDDVVVVVSRESSVTALTRDQIADLFLGRLSRFPGGVKAAPIDQPEGSPVRNSFYADFAAKSPAQVKAHWSKIIFTGRGQPPEQVPDSKAALERVAEVPGAIAYIERSLANESVRIVSE; via the coding sequence GGATCGCCCTCGTCCTGGGGACCGCACTCCTCGGTGCGGAGGACGATGTCGTGGTCGTCGTCTCGCGCGAGAGCAGCGTCACCGCGCTCACCCGCGACCAGATCGCGGACCTCTTCCTCGGCAGACTCAGCCGGTTTCCGGGCGGCGTGAAGGCCGCGCCGATCGACCAGCCCGAGGGGTCGCCGGTGCGCAATTCCTTCTACGCCGACTTCGCCGCGAAGTCACCCGCGCAGGTCAAGGCGCACTGGTCGAAGATCATCTTCACCGGCCGCGGTCAACCGCCGGAACAGGTGCCCGACAGCAAGGCCGCGCTCGAGCGCGTCGCAGAGGTTCCGGGCGCCATCGCTTACATCGAACGATCGCTCGCGAACGAGAGCGTCCGCATCGTGTCCGAGTGA